The following are encoded together in the Bos taurus isolate L1 Dominette 01449 registration number 42190680 breed Hereford chromosome 10, ARS-UCD2.0, whole genome shotgun sequence genome:
- the ZC3H14 gene encoding zinc finger CCCH domain-containing protein 14 isoform X5 gives MKMSSRFPSPSLPIFFSPGPVDLGSVTSSSCSLNELDSISHLLRKISTDINEIKGMKAAVLTVEANLFDLNVRVSQNEAKISSLEVKMNEYSTSEGSRQFEDLQEEVDFASQSRTTDVKIIGFLRNIEKGTQQRQLLSRLQIDPVMAETLQISQAEMSELSVAQKPEKLLERCKYWPACKNGDECAYHHPVSPCKAFPNCKFAEKCLFVHPNCKYDAKCTKPDCPFTHMSRRTPGLPPKPVTAPAPPSSSQLCRYFPACKKMECPFYHPKHCRFNTQCTRPDCAFYHPTITVPPRHALKWIRPQTSD, from the exons ATGAAAATGTCATCAAGGTTTCCATCACCATCTTTACCAATTTTCTTTTCACCTGGGCCAGTTGACTTAGGTTCAGTAACAAGTTCCTCTTGTTCACTGAATGAGCTAGACAGTATTTCCCATCTTTTAAGGAAAATATCAACTGATatcaatgaaattaaagggaTGAAAGCAGCAGTTTTGACAGTGGAAGCAAATCTGTTTGATCTTAATGTTAGAGTGTCACAGAATGAAGCAAAAATTTCATCTTTGGAGGTTAAAATGAATGAGTATTCAACGTCTGAAGGCAGCAGACAGTTTGAAGATCTGCAGGAGGAAGTAGATTTTGCATCACAGTCAAGGACTACTGATGTAAAAATAATTGGTTTCCTTAGAAACATTGAGAAAG GAACTCAACAGAGGCAGTTGTTATCCCGATTGCAAATTGACCCCGTAATGGCAGAAACTCTGCAGATCAGTCAAG CTGAGATGAGCGAGCTGAGCGTGGCGCAGAAGCCGGAGAAGCTGCTGGAGCGCTGCAAGTACTGGCCTGCCTGCAAGAACGGGGACGAGTGCGCTTACCATCACCCCGTGTCGCCTTGCAA agCCTTTCCCAATTGTAAATTTGCTGAGAAGTGTCTGTTTGTTCATCCAAATTGTAAATACGATGCAAAATGTACTAAACCAGACTGTCCCTTCACTCACATGAGCCGAAGAACCCCAGGACTGCCTCCAAAACCAG TCACAGCACCAGCACCGCCTTCCAGTAGTCAGCTGTGCCGCTACTTCCCAGCGTGTAAGAAAATGGAGTGTCCCTTCTATCATCCCAAA CATTGTAGATTTAACACTCAGTGTACGCGGCCTGACTGTGCGTTCTACCATCCCACCATCACCGTACCACCACGGCATGCCTTGAAATGGATTCGACCTCAGACCAG TGACTGA